CAGGGCAAACTTCTCGGCATTCAGCTCACATAAATTGTGCAGGGTAATTTCCTGGTTCAGCTGCTTCAGGGCAGTCTGGCATTCCGCAACCCGCTCATTGTATTTAGATTCCGCAAGTTTACGCGGTTTATTGGTATTAATGATGGCAAGCGAATAACCGCCCAGGTTGCAATCTACCAGCTTGTATTTTAAGGTATTACAGTTCAAAACAATGGCCTTATCGGTTTCCCCAAAAGCCACGGCAAACTGGTCCATAATGCCGCAGTTTACGCCTATAAATTCGTTCTCTACTTTTTGGGCAAGTAAAGGGATCTCTATTTTGTCGTAACCCAGGTTAAAGTAATCGTTTAAGGCATAAGCCATGGCTACCTCAATGGAAGCCGATGAAGACAGGCCGGATCCGATTGGAATGTTGCCAAAAAACAGCAGGTCCAGCCCGACAGGTAATTTATGCTTTTTTAAGATTTCATGGAATACACCCAAAGGGTAGTTGTACCATTCAGGGCCGGTTTTGGTATAGGCAGATTGAAGTTCAAACTCCTGTTCTTCAGGAAAGTTCAGGCTTTTGAACCTGATCACATTGTCATTGTTCGGCGCAATGCTTAACCAGGTACCGAGTGTAACGGCACAAGGCATGACCAGGCCGCCGTTGTAATCAATATGTTCTCCGATAAGGTTTACACGTCCGGGAGTGAAGTAATTTTTTGCAGGTTCGTGTCCATATTTTTCTAAGAATTTACTGATCAGTTCGGTTTTCATTACAAGGTTTAAATTATATTTTAAATTAAGTTTCGGTTTTAAATAAAGTATTAATAGTATTGTTTTAAATAACAGATGATTCGAATATACAATTTATGGATCATCATAAGTAATTCAGCTGTAAAAAAGCACCGGATTATTATGCCTGAGGGGATTTTTATTGTAAATAACCGGTAATGGTACGGCACTTTAGGAAGATAAACACAAAGAGGAAAATAAGCACAAATGAAAACAAAGCTGATCAGGACAGGTAAAATTATTGATGGAAAAGAAGTCCTGGGAATAGAACTGACCAATACCAAAGGTACTTATGTGAAAGTATACAATTATGGAGCGATCCTGAATAAGTTCGTAGTGACCAATAAACACGGCGAAAAGCAGGATATTGTTTTAGGATTCGACGACATAGACCAATATATAAGTGAGGCCTATTTAAACGATTACCCTTATTTCGGTGCAGTAATCGGGCGTTATGCCAACCGGATTAAAAACGGGCGGTTTACCATTGATGGCGTAACCCACCAGCTTTCGCAGGCCAAAGGGGGCGATTGTTTGCATGGGGGAGATATAGGCTTTGACAGAAGGGTATGGGAGGTGTTGTCTACGATCGATCCAAGCGTTACACTTCAGTATGTGAGCCCGGATGGTGAGGAAAATTTTCCGGGGAACCTAACCGTACAGCTTACTTTTAAACTTACAGATGAAGATGAACTGATCCTGGATTTTAAAGCCACTACCGATGCGCCAACAGCGGTTAACCTGACACACCACAGTTATTTTAATTTGTCACCGGATTTAGGTTCCATTGCCAACCATATCCACAGAATGCCGGCCAGTAACTACCTGGAGCAGGATGACAACTATGTGGTTACCGGAAAATTGCTTCCGGTAGAAGGGACAATACATGACTTTTTAGGAGACAAACCCATCGGGCGCGACTGGGATCCCGCAGAAGGTTATGACCAGACCTATGTATTGGATAAAAATTATGGCGAATTTACATTGGCTTCCGAGACTGCAGAGGAGCAGAGCGGCTTAAAGCTATCGGTTTACACTACAGAGCCTGTAGCTCATTTCTATACGGCAAAATATTTAAATGTAAAGCATGGTAAACAGGGAAAGGATTATCATCCTTTTGAAGCATTTTGTGTGGAAACACAGCACCAACCTAATGCGGTAAATATACCAGCTTTTCCATCTACAATTTTAAGGCCTGGTGAAACCTACAAACAAACTACAATTTATAAAATAGAACATACCTGATGAAGATAGATATCTGGTCGGACGTACGCTGTCCGTTTTGCTATATAGGCAAAAGAAAGCTTGAAAAAGCTTTGGCACAGTTTGAGCATAAAGACAGTGTAGTGATAGAATGGCATAGTTTTGAACTGGACCCTCATGCGGAAACGCTGATTGGTGTAGACGCCTATGATTACCTGGCTGAACGTTATGACAGGGGCAGGGAATGGTCTGTTGAAACCCACAACAGGGTTGCCGAGTCGGCAGCTCAGGTGGGCTTAACTTTCAATTTTGACAAGGCAATTATGGCCAATTCTTTTGATGCACACCGGCTGATCCAAATGGCAAAAGGCATCGGTGCGGACGGGGAGGCGGAAGAATTGCTTTTTAAGGCACATTTTACAGACGGGCTGAATATAGCCGACCATGCAGTGCTTATTGAAATTGGAAAACAATGTGGCTTAGGCGGCCTGGAAGTAGAAATGATGCTCAAGGGCAAGGATTTTACTGAGGAGGTGCGACATGATGAGGATATTGCCCAGCAGATTAGGGTTAAAGGGGTTCCTTTCTTTGTGCTTGAAGGAAAACTGGGGATATCCGGAGCACAGGAACCAGAGGTATTTCTGGATGCCATGAACAAAATTGAACGTGGAGAGGACCTTCAATAACAGCGTACAGCTGGTCCTTTATTGTATGATATCTGAATCAATCGTAGCCAGGCCGGGTACAGTGGTAGTTTAGACGCCAATTGGTCGTCATTTTCCGGGCAACTCCCCGCTGACAACGAAACAATTCCCTGGAGGATAATCTTAAACAGACTTTTAATAAATAGTAATGGGTATAATTATAAGAGTGGCGAGGCCAGAAGATCTGGACGTTTTGTTGGAATTTGAACAGGGGGTTGTGTCGGCAGAGCGGCCGTTTAACCCTACCCTTATTGATGGTAAGATTCAATATTATGATTTGAATTATTTGATGTCTACGGAGCAGGCAGTGGTTGCAGTAGCTGAAGAAGAAGGTATAGCAATTGCCAGCGGATATGCCCTCATTAAAAAAGCGGAGAAGCCCTATTTTAATTTTGACACCTATGCGTACCTCGGTTTTATGTATGTTAAACCGGAATACAGGGGTAGAGGCGTTAATAAACTGATATTGGATTTTTTGATGGATTGGTCAAAAGAAAAAGGTATCTCAGAAATCAGGCTGGATGTGTATGACAAGAATGAATCTGCTATAGCAGCCTATGAAAAGGCAGGCTTTGAACCTCTATTACTTACCATGAGGTTGAGGTCTTAAACCCCTATAAAAAAAGAAAGAGGCGTCTCATCCAAGCACTCCTCTATTCTAACCAAATATAAACCTGTATGAACGGGTTTTCTCTTTAATTCTGCCAGTGTTAGCCTGGACAGAAATTGTTGTCATTTTTAACACTACAAATGTACATACTTTTTTGATATAGTGTATATAGTACACTATTAAAATTTCATTTTTATGACTTTAATTTTATAATTGTCGCAAATAACCCTCTTTTTTGACGCTTTTAAAGCCTTTTTTGAAAAATAATTCCCTTATTTTTATTTTAAAATAAGCTTAAAATTATACTCAATCCATACACTTTAATCTTTAAAAACACCAAATCATGAGCAGAAATGAACTTATAAAAGCAGTAGAAAATGCGATATCAGGCTTTCAGGAGCAGCTTTCTTTAATCGATACAAATCAACTCAATACCATACCCTATGAAGGAAGCTGGACAGCCGGGCAGCTGGGACAACACATGCGTATGGCCAATTCAGGTTTTGTGGAAGTAATTAACGGACCGGTTAAAGATACCGAACGGGCAGCGGATGCCCAGGTAGCAGGTATCAGGGAAACTTTCCTGAATTTCGGCTTAAAAATGGATGCCCCCGATTTTGTAGTGCCCGAATTGAGGGAATATAAGAAAGATAGTCTGGTGAACGGCCTGGAGAAAGTAAAACAGGATGTGGTCAGGGCGATTGAGGAACTTGATCTGGATAAAACCTGTGTTGCGTTTGAATTGCCGGTTTACGGATACCTGACGCGGCTTGAGGCCATTACTTTTATCATTTATCACACCCAAAGGCATGCACAGCAGCTTAGCCGCATTCGGGAAAGCCTGCAAGCCTGATCTGCAGCTCGGGTAAATATCGTCTTAATGTAAAATAACTATCCTGCAGGCGGTATGCGGAGCTTTTGCTTTAAATTTGAATGCTCAAAAGGACATCCATGAAAACAACTTCGATAACGATTCGCGCACACTTCTCATCTTGGTTGCTGATGGCCTTGTTTGTATGCCAGGGGGCTTTTGCACAAACTGCCGATAATAGTGACCCTTCACCTTTAAAGTTTCCGGTTCCCCAGGGGATCAGTAACCAGTTGTTCTATTTACAGAGAGATCCCAATACCAATACCATCATTTGTGAGCTGAACGTAGATGGAAATGGGGAACTGAATAAGAAAGAGCCTATAAAGGTATATTGGCTGCGTTATGCAGAAAAAGGAGAGAAGGAGGGCTTGAGTTATATCCAAAAGAAGTTTGCTTATGGCATTCAGACCAGGGATATAGGGAATGATCAGTACGAGCTTAAATTCGTATCCTACAAAAAGTTTCCGATGTACCTGATGAGATCAGCAGAAGACAAAAAATACCATGTATATGTTACGGCCAATAAAAAGAAGATCCAGCTGGAACGTATCTTTCTTCGGATAGAAGGTGGGTCTTTCTGGCTGCCCAATGTAAAATATGTGGAGTTGAAAGGGCTCAATACGGCTAACAAGGCACAAACTGTGGAAAGAATAAAAGTTTAATTTTTGTTATCTTTATTAAACTAATTATTTAAAGTCATGGAAAAAGAAGCCATTATATCACTTTTAGAGATCATTGACCAGCAGGTAAGTTCTTCTATACTGGGCGGAATGGAAGAAACTTACGAGGAACTGGAGAGATTAGGATACATCAGGATAAACAGGGACAGCGTTCAGCATTCTGCATCCATTACCGCAGAAGGTTTAAACTACCTGGATCATGTAAGGAGGGAATAAAATAATCTCCCTAAAACAATTTACCGAGGGACATCCAGATGATGCGGATGCTGGATATGATGACGATTACGGCAACCCCGATAAACATCTTTTTAATGGGAAGTTTACCTACCAGTTTGGCTGCTATTGGTGCCGCTATTACCCCACCAACGATCAGGCCGATAATGGATTGCCAGTGACTTACACCCAATATAAAAAAGAAGGTGATGGCGCTTGCCATGGTCACAAAAAACTCCGTTAAACTTACTGAGCCAATAACATATTTAGGCGTTCGTCCTTTAGATATAAGTGTGGATGTTACCAGCGGCCCCCATCCGCCGCCGCCAAAAGAATCCAGAAAACCTCCGGCACCGGCCAGCCAGCCGGCACGTTTAACCTTTTGGGGTTTTGGTTTTTCTTTAAATGCATTGCTTAGTATGCGGATTCCCAGCAAAAGCGTGTATATGGATATCACCGGCCTGATCCATTGCGAAAAGGCATCTCCGGCATAGCCCAGTAAAATTGCCCCTGCAATTGCCCCCAGTACACCGGGGATAAGCAATGTTTTGAACAACTTCTTATTGACATTCCCGAAACGATAATGGCTGAAGCCAGAGGCGCCACTGGAAAACATTTCGGCAGTATGTATACTGCCCGATATCACTGCGGGGTTTAATCCGCCGGATAACAACAAGGTAGTAGATACTACACCATAGCCCATGCCCAGCGCCCCGTCTACCAGTTGCGCCAGAAAACCTACCGCCAGCATCCAGAAGAATTTCTGATCCATCTGTCCATAGAGATCCCTGCCTAAAGCAACAAGGGTTTCATAAGTTAGATAGGAATATAGGGCATAACCTACAAAAAGGACAGTAAGGATAAGCAGACATAAATAAGCTACTGTCCTCCATTTTTTTTCCTGCGATTTACGTTGGATACTGACTTTAATTTCGTTTTCCTGGATACTCATTGGTTCTGGTAAGTTTTGTTCATCTAAAATCCGATAGCCCTTTGCGGAGCTATCGGATATACTTTTGTTATTTTTCAGACTGCCTTATTTGGTCAGCAGCCCATCTAATGTAACTGCAGCGTAGTAGAGCGCCCCAAGTGTTGGTCCGCCTGCATACTGCACGTAGTTTTTATTGAATATATTGGTGCCGCCAACTTTAAGCGTTGCTTTAGATTGCGGTACGCGGTAAGTAACCTGTGCGTCGAACGTATTGAAGGCCGGTACTGTTCCGTTAACAAGCGGGCTTTCCCACAAGAATTCTTCCTGCCATTTCCATGCAATGTTGAAACCCAGGTTTTTCAGGATCTCGCGGTTACCAAAAGAAATATTCGTAGACCATTTAGGGGTATTGAAGCCAGTTACGAAAACATCTGCCTGTTTATTTTTCGTGATGTCGTTAAAGCTGACATTACCTACAACTGTATATTTTTCAAAGAAATTATAGGTGATACCTAAAGAAGAACCGTAGTTGTTGTATTTGTTTTTTGCATTGGTATAAACCCTGTAGCGTGTTTGCTGGGCATTTCTTTTAGAAGCCAGCGCGGCAATGGCCGCATCATCCGACCCAACGGTAAGCTGGCTGGTAAGGCCGGCTGCATAAGGGACGGCCACTTCTACCTGGCCAAGAAAACCGTCATACTGGTTCACATAGGCATCTATATCAACCACCAGCTTGTTGTCTAAAAGGATGCTTTTGTAGCCCACCTCAAATGAATTGATCCGCTCTGGCCTGGTTGCCGACAGGCTTGTGATTTCCAGCAGTGCCTTGTTGTTGATGGCAGCCTGGTTTTCTGTTAAGGTACCCCCGGAAGCCTTAACATCGGCGTTTACCTTTGCATTGAACACATTAATGGAAGACAAGGTGTAGGAGTTATCCAGGTAATTGAGGCCATCGTTGATGTAAGACAAACCGCCAACCCTTCTGATATTTCCATTGTTTACAAAAGATACCGCTTCAAATAAAGCCGGGAACCGGTACCCGTTTTGGAAAGAGGCGCGGAAGTTGTGCCTTTTGGCTATAGTATAAACCGCAGCCACTCTTGGATTGATCTTCGCTTCAAATTCAGGATTGTAGTCTACACGGATAGAACCGAACAATTTCAGCTTTTCATCAAAGAAAGTTTTGGTGACCTGAGAAAAAGCGCCGAATTTTTTATAATACACATTATCCCCAAAAGAGCCATCCGCTAAAGGTTTGTTCCTGTCGGCCAGGGGTCTTTTAAAATCTACAAAGTTATTCCCATCAGGGATCACCTCGTAAATACGGGCATCGGCACCGATCAACAGGTCTAATACCTTGGTGTACTTGGATAAGTTCCACTGTGCATCGGCATGATAGGTACGGCTTTCCTGTTTTAACCAGGCGCCACCCGTAACCGGAGCACCGGCTACATTTTTAGCATGGTCCCAGTTGTTGATGCCAATGATTGTTTTTTTAAGCTCGTTAAACTGAGCGGTGCCAGGTTCTGCCCGCCCTGCATCAGCAGCAATTCTGCCCAATCTGAGTGCATCGGCTAAAGATGATCCATTGTTCAGGGCATTCTGCGCGGCAGTTTTAAAATCTGCACCCCAAACACTGTTCGATTTGTTGGTCAGGTCTAGGTTATCTACCAAAGGCTTAATGTTGTAAGAATCGCCGGTAGATTCGCTCGACATATAGGTGCGGATAAAATAGTTATCGCCTTTTAACTCTAGTTTATGGTTCTGAACAATTACATTATCCAGCTGTATTTTATTTCCCCGCTGGAATACGCCATCCATTTTACCAATACGATAAGAGTAGGAGAGTTCGGCGTTATCGTTCAGGCGATAATGAAGGGCAGCATCAAATTTCAGGTTGTCGATATTAGGGCTAACCACATCTTTTTCCCAATAGCCTGTACGGCGTGTAATGATGCTGTTTGCCGAACCTTTTCCCGGAATGGTTAAACCGCTAATGGTTACGGCATTGCTTCCGCTGTCGTCGCCATATTTGTTCCAGGCATCATAGGCGGGGTTATCGGCATCAGCATTCAGCTCAGGGTAAGCCGGGTTTGCAGTTACGAGGTTATTGGGGTTCTGGTTGGTGCGTGTATCTGAAACCCAATCCGTACCTCTTAAATAGCTGAGGTTGATTTTAAAAGCAAACTTATTGTTAAATGCCTTTGCATAGCGAATTGATGTTTCTGTCAGATTGCTCAGGTCTCTGCCTGTTCCACCTATGTGGTTTACCCCGGTTTTCTGGTAAAAGCTTAATCCCTGGTAAAGGAATGGGCTTTTGGTAATTAAATTGGCCATACCGTTGATGGCATTCATGCCATACAATGCAGAGGCCGCACCGGGGGTGATCTCTACACTGGCAATGTCCAGCTCAGTAGGGCCAATGGCATTGCCCAGGGGAACGCCTAAGGTTGCAGCCTGCATATCCACACCATCAACCAGCTGCATAAATCGGAAGTTGTTCGGGATGTTAAAGCCCCTTGTGTTGGGTACTTTAAAAGTTAAGCTTGAAGTAATCATCTGGACGCCTTTCACGTTTTCAAGTGCATCGTAAAAGCTCGGTGCAGGCGATTCCCGAATGGCCCGGATGTCCAGCTTTTCAATCGCTACAGGCGATTTAAGAATACTTTCTTCAACCCGGGAAGCCGTAATTACCACTTCCTGTCCCAGTTGGGTTTGGGTAACCATGGCAATGTTTATCCTGGAATCGGTACCCTTTACCTCAAATTCCTGGGTTTGAAAGCCTACGCTCGACACCACCAGTGTAAAAGGGAATTTAGCTTTGGTCTTTAAATTGAATTCACCATCTGATCCGGTAGAAATTCCGTTAACTGTTCCTTTAATGAGTACGTTAACTCCCGGAAGGGGCTCTTTGGTTCCTTCGTCTATAATTTTGCCTGATATGACAATGAAGTTATTTCCCTGTGCGTAGGTTTTTTGATGGAACAGGGCTGCCACAGGCAGTATGATCAGATATAAAAATTTATGGATGTGCAGTTTCATTTTAATGTTTGAAAAATAAAAATCGATATGATGTTGATTGCTTGGGCTTTGATTTCAGATCAACAACAACAGGCAGATGGCCAGGAATTATTTTTCGGCGAGGTAGGATCATTTAGATTGCGTAGTTTTAGTTTCATATAATTTCTATCAAATTAGTCGACAATGTTAGTTCAACTTTTTTAATATTCAAAATAATTCTACTAATTTTATAGATTTAATTTTCAAAATCTGCTTCCACAGGTTTTCAGGGCCACAATAGGAGTGGCCCTGAAAACGGCGCAAATAGAAATAAGATAGCGTTGTTAATCTCCAGAACTGCTGATCAGCACTTTCGTTTTGCTCTGGAACCTGATGAAGAGCAGGACAGAGGCGGTAAGCAAGCCAAATGTGAGGCCGTACCAGATGCCGTTAACCCCAAGCCCCAACACTATACCCAGCAGGTATCCCAGGGGGATGCCAATGATCCAGTAGGCAATAAAGGTAATGATGGTAGGGATGTTCACATCACCAACACCACGTAAAACACCGAGTCCGACTACCTGTGTGCCATCAAATAGCTGAAAGAAGCCTGCAATGATCAATAGCTGAGCAGCTATGCTGATTACAGCTTTATCTTCCGTATAGATATACGGAAGAAAGTTGTTGGCTGCGATAAACATAATTGCTGTTATGCTCATGAACAAAAGAATGACATGATAGCTGGCAATGGCTGATTTCCTGAGATCATCAAAGTTCTGTTTACCAAAATTATTGCCCGTTTTAATGGTCGCAGCTGATGCAATTCCGCTGGCCATCATATAAGTTACCGCGGCCAGGTTAATGGCAACCTGGTGCGCAGCCTGTTCTACAGCACCAATGGTGCCGATCAGAATGGCGGCACCGCTAAAGGCACTGATTTCAAATGAATATTGTAAGGCAACAGGCGCACCGATTTTTACAATTTTCAGGCTCCTCACTTTATCTATGCAGGTTAACCTGAAACTTTGAATGTAGCGCTTAAAATGTTCCGAACGCATCACGTAGGCCGACATCACTATAGCCATTAGGGTACGGTCTATCAATGTGCTTAGTCCTACACCTTTAACACCCATTGCAGGTATGCCAAACATTCCTTTTACAAAGATAATTCCAAGGATCACATTCAGCAGGTTACCCCATATGGAAACAAACATGGCCTGTTTGGTAAAGCCAAGACCTTCGGCAAATTGTTTGAAAGTCTGGAATATCATTAAGGGTATAATGGAAATTCCCAGATAGCCCAGATAAGGCTTTGCGTAAGCCACTACCTCTGGCGATTGACCAATATGGTCTATGACCAGTAAAGTGCCCAGGTGAACAAAAGTATACAGGATTAAGGCAGTAAAGAAATTGATGATGAGACTGTTTGACAACAGCTTTCCACATTCCTCATAGTTTTTACGGCCATTTTCCTGTGCAATCAATGGGGTTAATCCATAAGCCAGGCCCATGCCGATCACCAGGATCAGCATAAATAAACTGTTTACAAGCGATACGGCCGCGAGCTGAACAGTTCCGGCAAAATGACCTACAATAACACTATCGGCCAGATGCACCAGGGTATGTCCAAGCTGAGACACTACGATAGGCATGGCCAGACGTAAATTATCGGAATAATAAGGTTTGTATTTTGTATAAAGACTCGTCAACATTCGGGCAAAAATCGGGTTTTTAAGGCTGATTTTTGCCAGTTCAATTTGAAATTATTGATGAAACACGGTTTAAAACGTTTAAAATAATATCGGCAGAGCGGAAATGAATTTGGTATGACACGGGCATTGCTCAGTTACCGGTAAAATATTCTTCCTTTTCGGAGGAATGGGGTGTAATTACACCACTGATGATCAGGTTTACCAATACCTTTTGTGCCTGCCTGTACGAACTCCTGGTTAGCTTGCTGAATTCCTTCAGGGTGATGCGGCCTTTCTCACCCAGATGCTCAAAAAGCTTTTTCTCCTGTTCTGTATAAGTAATCAGCTGCCCGTTTTTATCGCTGCTTTTTTTGATCACATCAACCATGATCTTACTGGCGAGCAAACTTTTGTCTTTAACCCGGTAATATACCCACCATTTCTTGTTTTCATCCAGCGCATAGTGGGGCTTGGTATCACTCGCTGCGATCTTAACCACAAGGACCAGTTTATCATCTACATATACCTCTTCAAATTCTGGTTCAATAGCGGGCTTGCAAAACTGGTGTGCTGATTTCGTGATCATATACCGTTCTTCATCTTCCGATTTTACACCTTTTATGCTGCCATCGTCGGCCACGCCGATCAACAGCTGCCCGCCCTTATTGTTGGCAAATGCAACAAGGCTTTTGGCTATTTTTTCATTGCTGGTAATGGTTTTTTTGAAATCTAATGTGGTACCTTCACCCTGTAAAATTAGTTTCCTGATATTCATCTGCGTTTCTTAAAGGGTTAATAAGCAATACGTGGTTCTTCTCCCTGATGGAGGTTCCGTATATAAACCTCGTTCATTACTGTGGCACAAAGCTCCCCGGCTGCATTTGTAATTTCCATTGGATAGGCTTTTACAAACTTACCGCTGGTATTTAACGCTATTATGGCATCGTTTAGCATTTCATCCGTAACTGTTATGGTAAAATATAAATTTCCCCTTCCTGGTTTAAGGTACTGAATGGAGGCGCTTTTAAGCCAGACCCGCACTTTGAAGCCTGCTCTTTGCAGCAATTGATCGAACAGCAGGGCATAGAAGGGGTCGGTTGCCGCATAAATGGTGCCGCCAAAAATAGAACCATTGTAGTTTTTATTTAAAAGGCTTTTTGCAATTTTCACATCAACGCCCCGAAAACCCTTATGAAATTTTCTGACCCATATGCGCTGAAATAATAAAGGAGGATATAAACACAAGCCCCATTTAAGGGTTTTTTCCGATACAACCATGATGCTTAAATATCAGAAAGTTTATTGAACAATAAAATTTAATTGTACTGTGAAAAGGTAAAATTTTAGTAAATTAGAACCATGTACATATACGACACCCTTACCGACGCAGTATCAGACCTGGAGAAACGGGGCTACGAACACGATTTCAATTTAACAGCTGAATATATAGAGTGTAAAGCTATAGACATTCAGTTGATGCCGGAAGAATTTGAGATTGACGAGTTTTATCGTTTTGAAGGAATGACCGATCCGGATGATAGTGCAGTCATCTATGCCATTTCATCTCCTGTGGGTAATTTAAAGGGCGTACTTATCGACGCTTATGGCGCATATGCTGAGAATATCTCGCCGGAATTGCTGGATAAATTAAAGGTACATCATTAGCATTTTAAAACTTTTTACAGGAAAGGGTTGTTAATCAATTGAATTTAAAACAGATCCTTATGAAAAAGCTAATTTTAAGTCTTGCTGTTGCCGGTACTTTGACAATAGCCATCTCAGCATGCAATTCAACAAAAAATGTTTCGGGCAGTTCAGATACAACGAGGGTTGACACAACAATGGCTGTGCCACCCGCAGACACAACTAAAAAAATGCCGGATACCATGAAAACAATGCCGCCTGATACCACAAAAATGCCACCTTCCCGATAACGTTAAGGCAAAAAAGAAATGAAAAGGCCGTTCATTTTTATAATGATTACGGCCTTTTTCATATAAAAATTCTCAGTCATTAAATTTGTTTGTACTTTCAGTTGCCAAACAAAACCCATATGACTGAAAAAGAGAAAAACAAAAACCGGTTTTTTCTGATCCTGGTAGCCGCACTTGGTTATTTTGTAGATATATACGACCTGCTTTTGTTCCTGATCATCAAAAACAAAAGCCTTACCGCGCTTGGTGTCCCTGCCGGTAGAATAACAGCAACCGGACTGAACCTGATGAACTGGCAAATGGCTGGTTTGCTGATTGGTGGCGTATTCTGGGGTATGTTAGGTGATAAAAAAGGCAGACTTTCTGTGCTTTTTGGTTCTATACTGATGTATTCCCTGGCCAATATTGCCAATGGTTTTGTAAACAGCATACCTATGTATGCAGCATTGAGGTTTATTGCCGGACTGGGCCTGGCCGGTGAGTTGGGGGCGGGCATTACACTGGTCAGTGAAAGTATGAGCAAGGAGAAAAGGGGATATGGTACGATGATGGTTGCTGGTATCGGCCTGAGCGGGGCAGTAGCAGCCTACCTGGTAGGCGACCATTTTGAATGGCGTACCGCCTTTTTTGTAG
This window of the Pedobacter africanus genome carries:
- a CDS encoding TonB-dependent receptor, with amino-acid sequence MKLHIHKFLYLIILPVAALFHQKTYAQGNNFIVISGKIIDEGTKEPLPGVNVLIKGTVNGISTGSDGEFNLKTKAKFPFTLVVSSVGFQTQEFEVKGTDSRINIAMVTQTQLGQEVVITASRVEESILKSPVAIEKLDIRAIRESPAPSFYDALENVKGVQMITSSLTFKVPNTRGFNIPNNFRFMQLVDGVDMQAATLGVPLGNAIGPTELDIASVEITPGAASALYGMNAINGMANLITKSPFLYQGLSFYQKTGVNHIGGTGRDLSNLTETSIRYAKAFNNKFAFKINLSYLRGTDWVSDTRTNQNPNNLVTANPAYPELNADADNPAYDAWNKYGDDSGSNAVTISGLTIPGKGSANSIITRRTGYWEKDVVSPNIDNLKFDAALHYRLNDNAELSYSYRIGKMDGVFQRGNKIQLDNVIVQNHKLELKGDNYFIRTYMSSESTGDSYNIKPLVDNLDLTNKSNSVWGADFKTAAQNALNNGSSLADALRLGRIAADAGRAEPGTAQFNELKKTIIGINNWDHAKNVAGAPVTGGAWLKQESRTYHADAQWNLSKYTKVLDLLIGADARIYEVIPDGNNFVDFKRPLADRNKPLADGSFGDNVYYKKFGAFSQVTKTFFDEKLKLFGSIRVDYNPEFEAKINPRVAAVYTIAKRHNFRASFQNGYRFPALFEAVSFVNNGNIRRVGGLSYINDGLNYLDNSYTLSSINVFNAKVNADVKASGGTLTENQAAINNKALLEITSLSATRPERINSFEVGYKSILLDNKLVVDIDAYVNQYDGFLGQVEVAVPYAAGLTSQLTVGSDDAAIAALASKRNAQQTRYRVYTNAKNKYNNYGSSLGITYNFFEKYTVVGNVSFNDITKNKQADVFVTGFNTPKWSTNISFGNREILKNLGFNIAWKWQEEFLWESPLVNGTVPAFNTFDAQVTYRVPQSKATLKVGGTNIFNKNYVQYAGGPTLGALYYAAVTLDGLLTK
- a CDS encoding MATE family efflux transporter yields the protein MLTSLYTKYKPYYSDNLRLAMPIVVSQLGHTLVHLADSVIVGHFAGTVQLAAVSLVNSLFMLILVIGMGLAYGLTPLIAQENGRKNYEECGKLLSNSLIINFFTALILYTFVHLGTLLVIDHIGQSPEVVAYAKPYLGYLGISIIPLMIFQTFKQFAEGLGFTKQAMFVSIWGNLLNVILGIIFVKGMFGIPAMGVKGVGLSTLIDRTLMAIVMSAYVMRSEHFKRYIQSFRLTCIDKVRSLKIVKIGAPVALQYSFEISAFSGAAILIGTIGAVEQAAHQVAINLAAVTYMMASGIASAATIKTGNNFGKQNFDDLRKSAIASYHVILLFMSITAIMFIAANNFLPYIYTEDKAVISIAAQLLIIAGFFQLFDGTQVVGLGVLRGVGDVNIPTIITFIAYWIIGIPLGYLLGIVLGLGVNGIWYGLTFGLLTASVLLFIRFQSKTKVLISSSGD
- a CDS encoding AlbA family DNA-binding domain-containing protein; protein product: MNIRKLILQGEGTTLDFKKTITSNEKIAKSLVAFANNKGGQLLIGVADDGSIKGVKSEDEERYMITKSAHQFCKPAIEPEFEEVYVDDKLVLVVKIAASDTKPHYALDENKKWWVYYRVKDKSLLASKIMVDVIKKSSDKNGQLITYTEQEKKLFEHLGEKGRITLKEFSKLTRSSYRQAQKVLVNLIISGVITPHSSEKEEYFTGN
- a CDS encoding DUF4442 domain-containing protein; protein product: MVVSEKTLKWGLCLYPPLLFQRIWVRKFHKGFRGVDVKIAKSLLNKNYNGSIFGGTIYAATDPFYALLFDQLLQRAGFKVRVWLKSASIQYLKPGRGNLYFTITVTDEMLNDAIIALNTSGKFVKAYPMEITNAAGELCATVMNEVYIRNLHQGEEPRIAY
- a CDS encoding phosphoribosylpyrophosphate synthetase; this translates as MYIYDTLTDAVSDLEKRGYEHDFNLTAEYIECKAIDIQLMPEEFEIDEFYRFEGMTDPDDSAVIYAISSPVGNLKGVLIDAYGAYAENISPELLDKLKVHH
- a CDS encoding coproporphyrinogen III oxidase codes for the protein MKKLILSLAVAGTLTIAISACNSTKNVSGSSDTTRVDTTMAVPPADTTKKMPDTMKTMPPDTTKMPPSR